In Plasmodium reichenowi strain SY57 chromosome 5, whole genome shotgun sequence, the following proteins share a genomic window:
- a CDS encoding inner membrane complex protein 1g, putative — protein MRSTNNNLACCKGDNVFDGQINGNESYPQVVNKQLPPKVLEPIIQNKIVEIPKEVYLEKIVEVPQIKTVERIVEQIRPVIKYKNVYKPKTVYVEKVKNVDKIIYQEKIVEVPQIKTVEKIVEVPVYVNRERIITVPRYMVVEKVIPVLKTSKRESIMEVPEVNCPHIDISKEVEDKEEIPINELKENQTISLADEKEIQILNDLTSQKVDSNATINMEGEQDTTVDTITQENFCGTVSCNFLPNYPNFSKIGNPLCKGGPEKEKRFSSISIYKSKDSGFPSIRIAKTPQMFQRNLYCSYA, from the coding sequence ATGCGTTCTACAAATAACAATTTAGCTTGCTGCAAAGGAGATAATGTTTTCGATGGACAAATAAATGGAAATGAATCATACCCCCAAGTAGTAAATAAACAATTACCACCTAAGGTATTAGAACCCataattcaaaataaaatagtTGAAATACCCAAAGAAGTATATCTTGAAAAGATTGTAGAAGTTCCTCAAATAAAAACTGTAGAAAGAATAGTGGAACAGATAAGGCCCGTTATTAAGTACAAAAATGTGTATAAACCCAAAACTGTATATGTtgaaaaagtaaaaaatgtagataaaattatataccAAGAGAAAATTGTTGAAGTTCCACAAATAAAAACTGTTGAAAAAATTGTAGAAGTCCCAGTATATGTTAACAGAGAAAGAATTATTACTGTTCCAAGATATATGGTTGTAGAAAAAGTAATCCCCGTATTAAAAACATCTAAAAGAGAAAGTATAATGGAAGTTCCAGAAGTTAATTGCCCACACATTGATATAAGTAAAGAAGTAGAAgataaagaagaaatacCAATTAACGAATTAAAAGAGAATCAAACCATAAGTCTTGCtgatgaaaaagaaatcCAAATATTAAATGACTTAACTAGCCAAAAGGTAGATTCTAATGCAACCATTAATATGGAAGGTGAACAAGATACAACTGTAGATACTATTACACAAGAAAACTTCTGTGGAACGGTTAGTTGTAATTTCTTACCAAATTATCCAAACTTCTCCAAAATTGGAAACCCATTATGCAAAGGAGGTCcagaaaaagaaaaacgTTTTTCAAGTATCAGCATCTACAAATCAAAGGATTCAGGATTCCCAAGTATAAGAATTGCAAAAACTCCACAAATGTTCCAAAGAAATCTTTACTGTTCATATGCTTAA